In a single window of the Pontibacter russatus genome:
- a CDS encoding histidine phosphatase family protein, with translation MEKRAPQKSYPQPRIFLIRHARPMVARKGFADAAAARQYITDYDAAQVEEFVLQHEAIPYKEIREVYCSTLIRSQLTARGIFGEQVLLKVSPDFREFERKIFSLPLLRLPIRLWLVTARVLWFLGLNHKGIETFREARRRARKCAETLAEDADKKGTTVLVAHGLLNNFIRRELKRMGWRSSIHGGNSYLAVHALVRRGQE, from the coding sequence TTGGAAAAGCGCGCGCCTCAAAAAAGCTATCCACAGCCAAGGATTTTCCTGATCCGCCACGCCCGCCCTATGGTGGCCCGGAAAGGCTTTGCGGATGCCGCAGCCGCCCGCCAGTATATAACAGATTACGATGCCGCCCAGGTGGAGGAGTTTGTGCTGCAGCACGAGGCCATTCCCTACAAAGAGATCAGGGAGGTCTACTGCAGCACCCTGATCCGGTCTCAGCTGACGGCCAGAGGCATTTTCGGGGAGCAGGTGCTGCTGAAGGTGAGCCCCGATTTCCGGGAATTTGAGCGGAAGATTTTCTCGCTGCCGCTGCTGCGCCTGCCCATCAGGCTGTGGCTGGTAACCGCACGCGTCCTGTGGTTCCTGGGTCTCAACCACAAGGGCATCGAGACCTTCCGGGAGGCGAGGCGGCGGGCCCGCAAATGCGCGGAAACGCTGGCGGAGGATGCTGACAAGAAAGGCACTACCGTGCTGGTGGCGCACGGTCTACTGAACAATTTCATCCGGAGGGAGTTAAAACGGATGGGGTGGCGCTCCAGCATCCACGGCGGCAACAGCTATCTGGCGGTGCATGCGCTTGTCCGGCGTGGGCAGGAATAG
- a CDS encoding SDR family oxidoreductase: MQHIKGKKAVVSGGGSGIGRAIVDKLSAAGALTAVADLHIPASLPTSAHPFTCDVASATAIDSLFAGVQERLGAPDILICSAGRGIHEKLTEGDPEKWRQIIDTNLLGALRMIRAFVPGMLAAGHGDVVLVSSVSAGQAYPYGGIYAATKSALEVVAETLRQEVLPHVRVTVVAPGVTDTAFFQNTISGFHTAEDIGYGTIAADDVADAVLYALSKPPGVSVNHITLRPTAQPF, translated from the coding sequence GTGCAGCACATAAAAGGCAAAAAGGCAGTGGTAAGCGGTGGTGGTTCCGGTATTGGTCGGGCCATAGTGGACAAGTTGTCTGCCGCCGGTGCCCTTACAGCCGTTGCCGACCTGCATATCCCCGCCAGTCTGCCCACCAGCGCCCATCCCTTTACCTGCGATGTTGCCTCCGCAACTGCTATAGACTCCCTCTTCGCGGGTGTGCAGGAGCGGCTCGGAGCGCCCGATATACTTATTTGCAGCGCGGGGCGCGGCATCCACGAAAAGCTGACAGAGGGCGACCCGGAGAAGTGGCGGCAAATCATCGACACCAACCTGCTGGGCGCGCTCCGGATGATACGGGCCTTTGTGCCCGGCATGCTGGCGGCGGGCCACGGCGATGTGGTGCTGGTGTCGTCTGTGTCGGCGGGGCAGGCCTATCCCTACGGCGGTATATATGCCGCCACCAAATCAGCCCTGGAGGTGGTGGCCGAAACGCTGCGCCAGGAGGTGTTGCCCCACGTGCGGGTAACGGTAGTGGCGCCTGGCGTTACGGACACCGCTTTTTTTCAGAACACCATTTCCGGATTTCACACGGCGGAGGACATCGGCTACGGCACCATCGCGGCGGATGACGTGGCGGACGCCGTGCTATATGCCCTGAGCAAGCCGCCGGGCGTTTCCGTCAACCACATCACGCTCAGGCCCACGGCCCAGCCTTTCTGA
- a CDS encoding GNAT family N-acetyltransferase: protein MSFEHIPLLQDARVLLRPFRQEDIPALAAIALEEEIWRYMPTRISNAQELEAWVQTVTEGYRLGSRYTFMIEDKATGRLAGSTSYGNISEPDKRLEIGWTWLSREYRGSGLNRHCKFLLLRHAFGELQMERVELKGDALNTRSRRAMLKIGATEEGILRSHTLMHDGRRRDTVYYSILRTEWPHIRQTVFGDFAV from the coding sequence ATGAGCTTTGAGCACATACCCCTGCTGCAGGACGCGCGCGTGCTGCTCCGTCCCTTCCGCCAGGAGGATATACCGGCGCTTGCCGCCATTGCCCTGGAGGAGGAGATCTGGCGCTATATGCCGACCCGCATCAGCAACGCACAGGAACTGGAGGCCTGGGTGCAGACGGTGACCGAGGGCTACCGCCTCGGCTCACGCTACACCTTCATGATTGAGGACAAAGCGACGGGGCGACTGGCCGGGAGCACCAGTTACGGCAACATCTCAGAGCCAGACAAACGCCTTGAAATCGGCTGGACCTGGCTGAGCCGGGAGTACCGGGGCAGCGGCCTGAACCGCCATTGCAAGTTCCTGCTGCTGCGCCACGCCTTCGGGGAGCTGCAGATGGAGCGGGTGGAGCTGAAAGGCGACGCGCTGAACACCCGGTCGCGCAGAGCCATGCTGAAGATTGGGGCCACGGAAGAGGGCATCCTGCGCAGCCACACCCTGATGCACGACGGCCGCCGCCGCGACACTGTGTATTATAGCATCCTGCGCACCGAGTGGCCACACATCAGGCAGACGGTATTCGGGGACTTTGCGGTATGA